In a single window of the Azotosporobacter soli genome:
- a CDS encoding NADP-dependent malic enzyme, whose translation MGLHEDALKFHRDNHGKLGICNKVPLKNGHDLSLAYTPGVAEPCKEIHADKDLSFEYTCRGNMVAVVSDGTRVLGLGDIGPEAAMPVMEGKAILYKAFGDVDAVPICLDTKDAAEFIRAVRLLQPSFAGINLEDIASPKCYDIEDELKKIMDIPVFHDDQHGTAIAAVAGVIGALRFVGKAINDSTVVVNGAGAAGTAIVSLLLNAGAGDVIMMNSKGAMYEGMDMGRVNRVQAALLPKTNKAARRGSLAEVAKGVDVLIGVSTAGAFTPEIVAAMAEKSIVFSLCNPDPEISYAAAKAAGAAVAGTGRSDAPNQINNVIVFPGIFRGAIDVRARQINEAMKLAAVYAIAGLVADSELSDDFVIPDIFDKRVAPAVAAAVAKAAMETGVARIKVEPEEVRRLTAERIGLQSSC comes from the coding sequence ATGGGCTTGCACGAAGATGCACTGAAATTCCATCGCGACAACCATGGTAAATTAGGGATTTGCAACAAAGTCCCGCTCAAGAATGGACATGATTTGAGCCTGGCTTATACGCCGGGGGTAGCCGAGCCCTGCAAGGAGATTCATGCCGACAAGGATTTGTCGTTCGAATACACCTGTCGCGGCAACATGGTGGCCGTGGTCAGTGACGGCACCCGCGTTTTAGGACTTGGCGATATCGGACCGGAGGCGGCGATGCCCGTCATGGAAGGGAAAGCGATTTTATATAAGGCTTTCGGCGATGTGGATGCTGTGCCGATCTGTCTCGACACAAAGGATGCAGCGGAATTTATCCGCGCAGTTCGCCTGTTGCAACCGTCTTTTGCCGGGATTAACTTAGAAGATATTGCTTCGCCCAAATGTTACGATATCGAAGACGAACTCAAAAAAATCATGGACATCCCTGTTTTTCACGATGACCAGCATGGCACCGCGATTGCTGCGGTAGCTGGCGTTATCGGCGCGCTTCGCTTTGTCGGCAAAGCGATCAATGATTCCACCGTCGTCGTCAATGGCGCCGGCGCTGCCGGAACTGCGATCGTAAGCCTGCTTTTGAATGCCGGCGCCGGTGACGTCATCATGATGAACTCTAAGGGTGCGATGTATGAGGGTATGGATATGGGACGCGTCAACCGCGTACAGGCGGCTCTTTTGCCTAAGACGAACAAGGCGGCGCGCCGCGGTTCGCTGGCCGAAGTCGCTAAGGGCGTTGATGTGTTGATCGGCGTTTCAACGGCTGGCGCGTTTACGCCGGAGATTGTCGCTGCGATGGCGGAAAAGTCGATCGTCTTCAGTCTGTGCAACCCAGATCCTGAAATTAGTTACGCGGCTGCCAAGGCTGCCGGTGCGGCTGTAGCGGGAACGGGGCGTTCTGACGCGCCGAACCAGATCAACAATGTTATCGTCTTCCCGGGGATTTTCCGCGGCGCCATTGATGTGCGTGCGCGTCAGATCAATGAAGCGATGAAACTGGCGGCGGTATATGCCATCGCAGGGTTGGTCGCCGATTCGGAACTGAGCGATGATTTTGTCATACCGGATATCTTTGACAAACGGGTGGCTCCGGCGGTAGCGGCTGCAGTGGCTAAGGCGGCGATGGAAACGGGCGTGGCGCGAATTAAGGTCGAGCCCGAAGAAGTCCGCCGTTTGACGGCAGAGCGGATTGGTTTGCAGTCGTCTTGCTGA
- a CDS encoding fumarate hydratase: MRTIEVEKVTEAIAKMCVDACYYLTPDVYDALVAAKSTEESPLGKELLTRLVENADIAREEQMPICQDCGMAVVFLEIGQDVHFTGGNLEDAVNAGVAKGYTEGYLRKSVVSEPLFNRKNTGNNTPAVVHLSIVPGDKVKIKMTPKGFGSENKSALKMLVPADGLEGVKKVVLDTVKTAGSNPCPPMVIGVGIGGTMEKASLLAKKALMRPVNKHNANPDYAKLEEELLTMVNKSGLGPQGLGGTTTAIGLNVEYYATHIAGLPVAVNISCHATRHAEVEL, from the coding sequence ATGCGTACGATCGAAGTGGAAAAAGTCACTGAAGCCATTGCCAAGATGTGCGTGGACGCCTGTTACTACCTGACTCCGGACGTCTATGATGCGCTAGTGGCCGCGAAAAGCACCGAAGAATCTCCCCTGGGGAAAGAACTCCTCACCCGTCTGGTGGAAAATGCCGACATCGCTCGCGAAGAGCAAATGCCGATCTGTCAGGACTGCGGCATGGCGGTAGTTTTCCTGGAAATCGGACAAGACGTACATTTTACCGGCGGCAATCTGGAAGATGCCGTCAATGCAGGCGTAGCAAAGGGTTACACTGAAGGCTACCTGCGCAAATCCGTGGTCAGCGAGCCGCTCTTTAACCGCAAGAACACCGGCAACAATACGCCGGCCGTCGTGCATTTGAGCATCGTACCTGGCGACAAAGTAAAAATCAAGATGACGCCGAAGGGGTTCGGCAGTGAAAACAAGAGCGCACTGAAAATGCTTGTTCCGGCCGATGGTCTGGAAGGCGTCAAAAAAGTCGTGCTCGACACGGTTAAGACCGCCGGATCAAATCCCTGCCCTCCGATGGTTATCGGCGTCGGCATCGGCGGCACGATGGAAAAAGCTTCGCTCCTGGCGAAAAAAGCTCTGATGCGTCCGGTCAACAAGCACAATGCCAATCCGGATTATGCTAAGCTGGAAGAAGAGCTGCTGACGATGGTTAACAAAAGCGGCCTTGGTCCGCAAGGACTCGGCGGAACGACTACCGCCATCGGCTTAAATGTCGAATATTATGCAACCCATATCGCCGGCTTGCCGGTCGCAGTCAATATCAGCTGTCATGCCACGCGGCATGCCGAAGTTGAGCTGTAA